In Bacteroidales bacterium, a single genomic region encodes these proteins:
- a CDS encoding caspase family protein has translation MFVKRLFFVTVVSFAALIAMAQDKVSPSDYTFSKGLKSQIVLNDDFSKFNNYWLLGIEENSWSESIEDGHLVFQSLTDKAKEDLLPVIIDQKRNFEIETSIRFVEGKMDKGYGLQWGKAINPLKQFDFLLTGSGHFTIDKYTGDFKDYVPFTLSDKVNRYAFNKLTVRKVADTYYFFLNEKLVHSMPFEPFFGNLLGFQVAENSTIRVDNIEIAYLDKAAEGKSKVLIMDYKFDSNNNKVSVGKPVTLTLNVSNVGDKDASDLTINYKLPANIEVVDFKNVTALKKGEEQLLSLQFFATKNYTDSIIPVKFEIAGADITNVNDIDLTVGLDKPVKESVDKTMAQNYSEFRGGNDPLKGLNVAQAMKSVEVGEYYGLVIGIDQYSGEWPMLKNAVNDAKGVAELLSSKYTFHYMKTLYDKDATRDNILKEFEYLLSSVKANDNVLIYYSGHGEYIENMDKGFWVPVDAAAKSISKYISNEDIRAFLTGIKSKHTLLVTDACFSGDIFRGKTMTIPYENSTKYYSKMYSLSSRKAITSGGVEPVMDKGKENHSIFAYYFLQALKNNTEKYFDAGQVFDFIKIPVVNNSYQTPAYSPIRNAGDEGGQFIFIMK, from the coding sequence ATGTTTGTAAAGAGATTATTTTTTGTAACTGTTGTATCCTTCGCCGCACTGATTGCTATGGCTCAGGATAAAGTATCCCCTTCAGATTATACTTTCAGTAAGGGACTGAAATCTCAAATAGTGCTTAATGATGATTTCTCCAAGTTCAATAATTACTGGCTTCTTGGAATTGAAGAAAACAGCTGGTCTGAAAGTATTGAGGACGGACATCTTGTTTTTCAGTCGCTGACAGATAAGGCCAAGGAGGATCTTCTTCCTGTTATAATTGATCAGAAACGTAACTTCGAGATCGAAACTTCAATAAGATTTGTTGAAGGGAAGATGGATAAGGGTTATGGTCTGCAGTGGGGAAAAGCTATTAATCCCCTGAAGCAGTTCGACTTTCTTTTAACCGGCAGCGGCCACTTTACAATTGATAAGTATACCGGCGATTTCAAGGATTATGTACCTTTTACATTATCAGACAAGGTAAACAGATATGCCTTTAATAAGCTTACTGTCAGGAAGGTAGCTGATACCTACTACTTCTTTCTTAATGAAAAACTTGTCCATTCAATGCCTTTTGAACCATTCTTCGGAAACCTTCTTGGTTTTCAGGTAGCAGAGAACTCAACTATCAGGGTCGATAATATAGAAATCGCTTATCTCGATAAAGCAGCAGAGGGTAAATCCAAGGTCCTGATTATGGATTATAAGTTCGATTCCAATAACAATAAAGTATCAGTAGGTAAGCCTGTCACACTTACTTTGAATGTTTCGAATGTGGGAGATAAGGATGCTTCCGATCTGACAATTAATTACAAACTGCCTGCTAATATCGAAGTTGTGGATTTTAAGAATGTAACCGCTCTTAAGAAAGGTGAAGAACAGTTACTTTCTCTTCAGTTTTTCGCTACAAAGAACTATACCGATTCTATAATACCGGTGAAGTTTGAAATTGCCGGCGCCGATATCACAAATGTAAACGACATTGACCTTACAGTCGGACTTGATAAACCTGTAAAGGAAAGCGTTGATAAAACAATGGCCCAGAATTACAGTGAGTTCCGTGGAGGAAATGATCCTCTCAAAGGATTAAATGTGGCTCAGGCTATGAAATCTGTCGAGGTAGGGGAGTACTATGGACTTGTTATTGGTATTGATCAGTACAGTGGTGAATGGCCAATGCTGAAAAATGCTGTGAATGATGCAAAGGGTGTTGCTGAACTACTGTCATCAAAGTATACCTTCCATTATATGAAGACATTATATGACAAGGATGCCACACGTGATAATATCCTCAAAGAGTTTGAATACCTCCTTAGTAGCGTAAAAGCCAATGATAATGTGCTGATATACTATTCAGGCCATGGTGAATATATTGAGAACATGGATAAGGGTTTCTGGGTTCCGGTTGATGCTGCTGCCAAGTCTATTTCTAAATATATCTCAAACGAGGATATCAGGGCTTTCCTTACCGGTATAAAATCAAAACATACTCTTCTGGTAACTGACGCCTGTTTCAGCGGCGATATCTTCAGGGGAAAAACAATGACAATCCCATACGAGAATTCAACAAAGTACTACTCAAAAATGTATTCTCTTAGCAGCAGAAAAGCAATAACATCAGGCGGTGTTGAACCGGTTATGGATAAAGGAAAGGAAAACCACTCAATATTTGCATATTACTTCCTTCAGGCTCTTAAAAACAATACTGAAAAATATTTTGACGCCGGTCAGGTGTTCGATTTCATTAAAATACCTGTGGTAAACAATTCCTACCAGACTCCGGCCTATAGCCCCATTCGTAATGCAGGTGATGAAGGCGGACAGTTTATTTTTATTATGAAGTAG
- a CDS encoding GxxExxY protein: MITQAYINEISYKIIGCAIEVHKHLGPGLLESVYEACFIDEMRNSGLDVKSQLYVPVQYKGRDLGGNLKLDLLVNDLIIVEEKAVEVMIPLYKAQLLSYLKLSGKPKGLLINFNSENIKEQLVSLVTEEFAKLPKN, from the coding sequence ATGATTACGCAGGCTTATATCAATGAAATTTCATATAAGATTATTGGATGCGCGATTGAAGTCCATAAACATCTTGGTCCCGGGTTACTTGAGTCGGTTTATGAGGCATGCTTCATTGATGAAATGAGGAATTCGGGATTAGATGTCAAGTCGCAATTATACGTTCCTGTTCAATACAAAGGGAGGGATTTAGGGGGTAATCTAAAGCTTGATTTGCTTGTTAATGATTTAATTATAGTTGAAGAGAAAGCTGTTGAGGTTATGATTCCTCTTTATAAAGCTCAACTATTGTCATATTTGAAACTTTCGGGTAAACCCAAAGGATTATTGATTAATTTTAATAGCGAAAATATTAAGGAGCAATTGGTATCACTTGTCACTGAAGAATTTGCAAAATTACCCAAAAATTAG
- a CDS encoding SpoIIE family protein phosphatase, translated as MMLKRLLPLVLLFLLIKTELFSQQYFFRNYSVEQGLPQSSVYCMLQDSRGFIWMGTDGAGVTRFDGQSFETYSKADGLSGNVVRSLIEDSKGDIWIGTDAGITVYDGYHFNVIGKPEGFNGSSVLKLIEGSNGIIWAATNDAGLSGISRGDSLSVFSFTTEDGLISDFIFDIYEDSEKNIWLGMIGGVNILEFEDSTSQKIKNIYKPEINSDDATTILSLEASGNGKIWFGSYGNGLFSTVVSGDKDKLVLNPSAINAIIPDMIIWDLSVMKNGELWLATDKNGVVRHFNEAIAGQFNKESGLQSNQIMNIIKDREGNAWFSSFGQGVMMYGKEKFISYNETNGIKGSQVLDVLFSSGNYFYLATEEGLMKFVKDGEKIRRLNFYTSANGLNYQGANTIEKYDNDNILIGTKNGINILSGSVLGVFSGNASLGNKDISSLVLGSNEDVWVGTAGGYGRIFGDSLFFMDNADGLINDEIQTIIEDNKKRIWLGTLGGLVRLEGKTYTDYNDQEGLTEIKISSLAQSPDGNILIGTLGGGVYKFDLAKDSMPISVFASKGVLSSNTINSLQFLNDTLLVAGNDKGFDLIVFDKDQKIRRVIHNTLKDGFLGGENISNSLSMDNEGLVWFGTKKGLVRYDPSFDLNYSQTPEAVITGIKLFFEDVDWASRDFKTRRFSNLPENLVLSHNDNHLTFLFTGLSYDNPDELEFSYFLEGQSKEWSPFSRNRDMLFSGLNPGSYVFKVKARNKFGIVGNTAEYRFNIKPPFWQTPWFLIPSAVLFIILLIVIMRMRERKLINEKIKLEKIVEERTREVVEQKDEIAKQRDVVTYQKKEITDSIHYAERIQRAVLPVENILKNNFSDYFILFRPKDIVSGDFYWMSEKNGHVVFTAADCTGHGVPGAFMSMLGVSFLNKIVNEEGIVKPSQILNSLREEIVVSLKQEGTFETNKDGMDIALCSIDIKKMTLQFAGANNPLLLIRKENGEYVVNETKADKMPVAFYMRMDDFTNHELELRKGDTIYLHSDGFLDQFGGPDGRKFMKKRFNEMLLSNQELPLIKQKEVFVKTLDEWINHPSENAPGAQIDDVILIGVRI; from the coding sequence ATGATGCTAAAAAGATTACTTCCCCTGGTTCTCCTTTTCCTGCTGATAAAGACAGAATTATTTTCCCAGCAATATTTTTTCAGGAACTATTCTGTTGAACAGGGTCTGCCGCAATCTTCGGTTTACTGTATGCTTCAGGACTCGCGGGGATTCATATGGATGGGAACCGACGGAGCAGGTGTTACGCGTTTCGACGGACAAAGCTTTGAAACTTACAGCAAGGCTGACGGATTATCCGGTAATGTTGTGAGAAGCCTTATCGAGGATAGCAAGGGTGATATCTGGATCGGGACCGATGCAGGAATAACAGTTTATGACGGGTATCACTTTAATGTAATCGGCAAGCCGGAAGGATTCAACGGAAGCTCAGTATTAAAATTGATTGAAGGCAGCAATGGTATTATCTGGGCTGCAACAAACGATGCCGGATTATCAGGGATCAGCCGGGGTGATTCATTATCGGTATTCAGTTTTACAACAGAAGATGGGCTCATAAGTGATTTCATATTTGATATTTATGAGGACTCTGAGAAGAATATCTGGCTGGGAATGATCGGCGGTGTGAATATTCTTGAATTTGAGGATTCCACATCTCAAAAAATAAAAAACATCTATAAACCTGAAATAAACTCTGACGATGCAACTACCATTCTGTCATTAGAAGCCTCCGGCAATGGTAAAATCTGGTTTGGAAGTTACGGGAACGGACTTTTCAGTACTGTTGTTTCAGGGGACAAAGACAAACTTGTCCTTAATCCATCTGCAATAAATGCCATTATTCCCGATATGATTATCTGGGACTTGTCAGTCATGAAAAACGGGGAGTTATGGTTAGCTACCGATAAGAATGGAGTGGTGAGACATTTTAATGAGGCAATAGCAGGACAGTTTAACAAAGAGAGTGGCCTTCAGTCAAACCAGATAATGAATATTATTAAAGACAGGGAGGGAAATGCATGGTTTTCTTCATTCGGTCAGGGTGTAATGATGTACGGGAAGGAGAAATTTATAAGTTATAACGAAACCAATGGAATAAAAGGGAGTCAGGTGCTTGATGTTTTATTCTCTTCAGGTAATTATTTCTATCTGGCAACTGAAGAAGGATTAATGAAATTTGTTAAAGATGGAGAAAAAATAAGAAGACTTAATTTTTATACCTCTGCAAATGGTTTAAACTATCAGGGAGCCAATACTATTGAGAAATATGATAATGATAATATTTTGATTGGCACCAAAAATGGCATTAATATTCTGAGTGGCAGTGTCCTTGGAGTTTTCAGCGGAAATGCAAGTTTGGGGAATAAGGATATAAGCTCTCTCGTTCTGGGCAGTAATGAAGACGTCTGGGTAGGAACAGCCGGTGGATATGGAAGAATATTTGGCGACAGTCTTTTTTTCATGGACAATGCGGACGGTCTTATAAATGATGAAATTCAAACAATAATTGAGGATAATAAAAAACGAATATGGTTAGGTACTCTGGGTGGCCTGGTTCGGCTGGAAGGAAAAACCTATACCGATTATAATGATCAGGAGGGTCTTACAGAAATAAAGATCAGTTCCCTTGCTCAAAGTCCCGATGGAAACATTCTGATAGGTACTCTTGGAGGAGGGGTGTATAAATTTGATTTAGCGAAGGATTCTATGCCGATCTCAGTTTTCGCATCAAAAGGAGTACTCTCTTCGAATACAATCAATTCACTTCAATTTCTTAATGATACTCTGCTGGTGGCAGGTAACGATAAGGGATTTGATTTGATTGTTTTTGATAAGGATCAGAAAATCAGAAGAGTAATTCACAATACTCTGAAGGATGGCTTTCTTGGCGGAGAGAATATTTCCAACTCGCTATCAATGGATAATGAAGGATTGGTCTGGTTTGGAACAAAGAAAGGACTGGTGAGGTATGATCCGTCATTTGACCTTAATTATTCACAAACTCCTGAAGCCGTCATTACCGGCATCAAACTGTTCTTCGAAGATGTCGACTGGGCTTCAAGAGACTTTAAAACCCGAAGGTTCTCCAACCTTCCTGAAAACCTTGTACTCTCGCATAATGATAATCATCTTACATTCTTGTTCACAGGTTTGTCATATGATAATCCTGACGAGCTAGAGTTTTCATATTTCCTTGAGGGTCAGAGTAAAGAATGGTCCCCATTTAGCAGGAACAGGGATATGCTGTTTTCAGGATTGAACCCCGGGTCCTATGTTTTTAAAGTTAAAGCAAGAAATAAATTCGGGATTGTCGGAAACACTGCAGAATACAGATTCAATATTAAACCCCCTTTCTGGCAGACCCCATGGTTCCTGATTCCTTCAGCTGTTCTGTTTATCATCCTGTTAATTGTTATTATGAGGATGAGGGAAAGGAAACTGATAAATGAAAAGATAAAACTTGAAAAAATTGTTGAGGAAAGGACAAGGGAGGTTGTAGAGCAGAAAGATGAGATAGCCAAACAGAGAGATGTTGTAACATATCAGAAGAAAGAGATAACCGACAGTATTCATTATGCGGAGAGGATACAGAGAGCTGTTCTTCCTGTGGAAAACATACTTAAAAATAACTTTTCCGATTACTTCATTCTTTTCCGTCCTAAAGATATAGTGAGCGGCGATTTCTACTGGATGTCGGAAAAGAACGGGCATGTAGTTTTTACAGCCGCAGATTGTACAGGGCATGGTGTTCCCGGTGCATTTATGAGCATGCTTGGAGTCAGCTTCCTTAACAAGATCGTTAACGAGGAAGGTATTGTAAAGCCATCACAGATTCTTAATTCCCTGAGGGAAGAGATTGTTGTTTCCCTTAAACAGGAAGGAACCTTTGAGACAAACAAGGATGGAATGGATATTGCCCTGTGTTCTATCGACATTAAAAAGATGACTCTTCAATTTGCCGGAGCTAATAATCCGCTATTACTTATAAGAAAGGAGAACGGAGAATATGTTGTTAATGAGACAAAGGCCGATAAGATGCCAGTGGCATTCTATATGCGTATGGATGATTTCACAAATCATGAACTGGAACTAAGGAAAGGTGATACAATATATCTCCATTCAGATGGATTTCTAGACCAGTTTGGAGGCCCTGATGGGAGAAAATTCATGAAAAAGAGGTTTAATGAGATGCTGCTCAGCAACCAGGAGCTTCCCCTGATAAAACAGAAAGAGGTCTTTGTAAAAACACTTGATGAGTGGATTAACCATCCCTCTGAAAACGCCCCCGGCGCACAGATAGATGACGTAATTTTAATAGGTGTAAGGATCTAA